One Neoarius graeffei isolate fNeoGra1 chromosome 16, fNeoGra1.pri, whole genome shotgun sequence DNA segment encodes these proteins:
- the LOC132900445 gene encoding class I histocompatibility antigen, F10 alpha chain-like isoform X1, with protein sequence MAHCTLMNVLLWHSLSVHLSFAVTHKLQYLYTAVTPGMNFPEYTDVGLVDGELFVYYDSNIRKYIPKTEWIQKVTDSDADYWNSGTQNQQAAEEVYKEDIATLMQRFNQTEGVHTLQRLYGCEIDDDGTVRGYDQLGYDGDDFISLDLKSVTWTAAKPQAVITKNKLDATGTAHADKHYLENRCIEWLQKYVSYSREILERKVRPEVSVFQKHSSPEVVCHATGFFPKSVNITWQKDGEDVYVGVELSETLPNHDGSFQKRSVLKVPAEALQKHNYTCVVQHSSLQEEIVMPVSQILRGQRNISSSSALSGTGSWRQQSKQGSPNFPFPRHLGQLLGKNTEAFPGQPRDIVPPACPGSSPGPPPGGTCLEHLPREASRRHPKKMPEPPQLIPLDVEQQRLYSELLPNDCASHPISKGAPSHPAKETHFGRLYPRSCPFGHYPKLMTIGESRNVDRPVN encoded by the exons TCACACACAAGCTCCAGTACCTCTACACTGCAGTCACACCAGGAATGAATTTCCCAGAGTACACTGATGTTGGTCTGGTTGATGGAGAGCTATTTGTGTACTATGACAGCAACATAAGGAAATACATCCCAAAAACAGAGTGGATACAGAAGGTCACTGATTCTGATGCAGATTACTGGAACAGCGGGACACAGAATCAGCAAGCTGCAGAGGAGGTCTACAAAGAAGATATAGCTACACTAATGCAGCGCTTTAATCAGACTGAAG gagttcaCACACTACAGAGGCTGTACGGCTGTGAGATTGATGATGACGGGACTGTTAGAGGATATGATCAATTAGGTTATGATGGAGATGATTTCATCAGTCTGGATCTGAAATCTGTCACCTGGACTGCAGCTAAACCTCAGGCTGTTATCACCAAAAACAAACTGGATGCTACAGGGACTGCTCATGCTGACAAACACTATCTGGAGAACAGGTGTATCGAGTGGTTACAGAAGTATGTGTCTTACAGCAGAGAGATTCTGGAGAGGAAAG TTCGTCCTGAGGTATCCGTCTTCCAGAAACACTCGTCTCCAGAGGTGGTGTGTCACGCTACAGGTTTCTTCCCTAAAAGTGTGAATATCACCTGGCAGAAGGATGGAGAGGACGTGTATGTGGGTGTGGAGCTCAGTGAGACGTTACCCAACCATGATGGAAGTTTCCAGAAGAGAAGCGTTCTGAAAGTCCCAGCTGAGGCGCTGCAGAAACACAACTACACCTGTGTGGTTCAGCACAGCAGCCTGCAGGAGGAGATAGTGATGCCTGTGAGCCAGATCCTGAGAGGTCAGAGaaacatctcgtcttcttccgctttatccgggaccgggtcgtggaggcagcagtctaagcagggaagcccaaacttccctttccccagacacctcggccagctcctcgggaagaacaccgaggcgttcccaggccagcccagagacatagtccctccagcgtgtcctgggtcttccccggggcctcctcccggggggacatgcctggaacacctccccagggaggcgtccaggaggcatccgaaaaagatgcccgagccacctcagctgattcctctcgatgtggagcagcagcggctctactccgagctcctcccgaatgactgtgcttctcaccctatctctaagggagcgcccagccaccctgcgaaggaaactcatttcggccgcttgtatccgcgatcttgtcctttcggtcattacccaaagctcatgaccataggtgagagtcggaacgtagatcgaccggtaaattga
- the LOC132900445 gene encoding class I histocompatibility antigen, F10 alpha chain-like isoform X3 yields MAHCTLMNVLLWHSLSVHLSFAVTHKLQYLYTAVTPGMNFPEYTDVGLVDGELFVYYDSNIRKYIPKTEWIQKVTDSDADYWNSGTQNQQAAEEVYKEDIATLMQRFNQTEGVHTLQRLYGCEIDDDGTVRGYDQLGYDGDDFISLDLKSVTWTAAKPQAVITKNKLDATGTAHADKHYLENRCIEWLQKYVSYSREILERKVRPEVSVFQKHSSPEVVCHATGFFPKSVNITWQKDGEDVYVGVELSETLPNHDGSFQKRSVLKVPAEALQKHNYTCVVQHSSLQEEIVMPVSQILRGGRVYVVFGIVFGAAVVLVAVIGILIWKKKKSDFKPITQNVHSSEEESKKNKESSGKRMRPGNIIGMMLTF; encoded by the exons TCACACACAAGCTCCAGTACCTCTACACTGCAGTCACACCAGGAATGAATTTCCCAGAGTACACTGATGTTGGTCTGGTTGATGGAGAGCTATTTGTGTACTATGACAGCAACATAAGGAAATACATCCCAAAAACAGAGTGGATACAGAAGGTCACTGATTCTGATGCAGATTACTGGAACAGCGGGACACAGAATCAGCAAGCTGCAGAGGAGGTCTACAAAGAAGATATAGCTACACTAATGCAGCGCTTTAATCAGACTGAAG gagttcaCACACTACAGAGGCTGTACGGCTGTGAGATTGATGATGACGGGACTGTTAGAGGATATGATCAATTAGGTTATGATGGAGATGATTTCATCAGTCTGGATCTGAAATCTGTCACCTGGACTGCAGCTAAACCTCAGGCTGTTATCACCAAAAACAAACTGGATGCTACAGGGACTGCTCATGCTGACAAACACTATCTGGAGAACAGGTGTATCGAGTGGTTACAGAAGTATGTGTCTTACAGCAGAGAGATTCTGGAGAGGAAAG TTCGTCCTGAGGTATCCGTCTTCCAGAAACACTCGTCTCCAGAGGTGGTGTGTCACGCTACAGGTTTCTTCCCTAAAAGTGTGAATATCACCTGGCAGAAGGATGGAGAGGACGTGTATGTGGGTGTGGAGCTCAGTGAGACGTTACCCAACCATGATGGAAGTTTCCAGAAGAGAAGCGTTCTGAAAGTCCCAGCTGAGGCGCTGCAGAAACACAACTACACCTGTGTGGTTCAGCACAGCAGCCTGCAGGAGGAGATAGTGATGCCTGTGAGCCAGATCCTGAGAG GTGGAAGAGTGTATGTAGTGTTTGGTATCGTATTTGGTGCAGCTGTGGTTCTTGTTGCTGTTATTGGAATTCTCatctggaagaagaagaaatctg ACTTCAAACCCATCACACAAAACGTGCACA GTTCAGAAGAAGAGTCTAAAAAGAACAAGGAGTCTTCTGGAAAGAGAAT gaggcCAGGAAACATAATTGGCATGATGCTTACTTTTTAG
- the LOC132900445 gene encoding class I histocompatibility antigen, F10 alpha chain-like isoform X2 produces MNFPEYTDVGLVDGELFVYYDSNIRKYIPKTEWIQKVTDSDADYWNSGTQNQQAAEEVYKEDIATLMQRFNQTEGVHTLQRLYGCEIDDDGTVRGYDQLGYDGDDFISLDLKSVTWTAAKPQAVITKNKLDATGTAHADKHYLENRCIEWLQKYVSYSREILERKVRPEVSVFQKHSSPEVVCHATGFFPKSVNITWQKDGEDVYVGVELSETLPNHDGSFQKRSVLKVPAEALQKHNYTCVVQHSSLQEEIVMPVSQILRGQRNISSSSALSGTGSWRQQSKQGSPNFPFPRHLGQLLGKNTEAFPGQPRDIVPPACPGSSPGPPPGGTCLEHLPREASRRHPKKMPEPPQLIPLDVEQQRLYSELLPNDCASHPISKGAPSHPAKETHFGRLYPRSCPFGHYPKLMTIGESRNVDRPVN; encoded by the exons ATGAATTTCCCAGAGTACACTGATGTTGGTCTGGTTGATGGAGAGCTATTTGTGTACTATGACAGCAACATAAGGAAATACATCCCAAAAACAGAGTGGATACAGAAGGTCACTGATTCTGATGCAGATTACTGGAACAGCGGGACACAGAATCAGCAAGCTGCAGAGGAGGTCTACAAAGAAGATATAGCTACACTAATGCAGCGCTTTAATCAGACTGAAG gagttcaCACACTACAGAGGCTGTACGGCTGTGAGATTGATGATGACGGGACTGTTAGAGGATATGATCAATTAGGTTATGATGGAGATGATTTCATCAGTCTGGATCTGAAATCTGTCACCTGGACTGCAGCTAAACCTCAGGCTGTTATCACCAAAAACAAACTGGATGCTACAGGGACTGCTCATGCTGACAAACACTATCTGGAGAACAGGTGTATCGAGTGGTTACAGAAGTATGTGTCTTACAGCAGAGAGATTCTGGAGAGGAAAG TTCGTCCTGAGGTATCCGTCTTCCAGAAACACTCGTCTCCAGAGGTGGTGTGTCACGCTACAGGTTTCTTCCCTAAAAGTGTGAATATCACCTGGCAGAAGGATGGAGAGGACGTGTATGTGGGTGTGGAGCTCAGTGAGACGTTACCCAACCATGATGGAAGTTTCCAGAAGAGAAGCGTTCTGAAAGTCCCAGCTGAGGCGCTGCAGAAACACAACTACACCTGTGTGGTTCAGCACAGCAGCCTGCAGGAGGAGATAGTGATGCCTGTGAGCCAGATCCTGAGAGGTCAGAGaaacatctcgtcttcttccgctttatccgggaccgggtcgtggaggcagcagtctaagcagggaagcccaaacttccctttccccagacacctcggccagctcctcgggaagaacaccgaggcgttcccaggccagcccagagacatagtccctccagcgtgtcctgggtcttccccggggcctcctcccggggggacatgcctggaacacctccccagggaggcgtccaggaggcatccgaaaaagatgcccgagccacctcagctgattcctctcgatgtggagcagcagcggctctactccgagctcctcccgaatgactgtgcttctcaccctatctctaagggagcgcccagccaccctgcgaaggaaactcatttcggccgcttgtatccgcgatcttgtcctttcggtcattacccaaagctcatgaccataggtgagagtcggaacgtagatcgaccggtaaattga